CCGCTGTGCCCTTCGTTCATGTGATAGATGGTGGGGTGAAATCCCATTGCATGTAATGCCCGTACGCCGCCCATTCCCAACAGAATCTCTTGCTTGATCCGCATTTCCTTATCGCCGCCATAGAGCTGGTCGGTGATGTCGCGATCTTCCGGCGAGTTTTCCGGGATATTGGTATCGAGCAACAGCAGTGTCACCCGTCCCACATTAGCGACCACGACGCGCGCTGTGACCGTGCGGCCGGGATACTCGACCTCAATTTTAATCCATCTGCCATCGGGTCCGTGGGGCGGTTCAAGTGGTAATTGGTAAAAATCGTTGTTGGGGTAACTTTCCTGCTGCCAACCGTCGGGATTCAGGTATTGATGGAAATACCCCTGTTGATACAACAACCCGACCCCCACCAAGGGAATCCCCATATCGGAAGCGCTTTTCAGGTGATCGCCGGCGAGGATACCCAAGCCGCCGGAATAAATCGGGAGCGATTCGGTCAATCCAAATTCGGCGGAAAAGTAGGCAAATTGCGGCCCTTCGGTAACACCGAATTTTTTCTCATACCATTTCGCTTCGGTGAGATAGGAACGAAGAGCGTTTCTCGTTCGTTCATAGAGTAAGAGGTACCCTTCGTCGACGGCGGCTTCATTTAATTTCTTTTGGGAGATTTCGCCCAGCATCCGAATCGGATTACGGCCGACTTCATCCCATAAGTTGCGGTCAAGGCGGCGGAAGAGATCGATGGTGTCGTGATTCCAGCACCAATGGAGATTCAACGCCAGATCGCGCAATCCAACCAGTTTTTCCGGCAGTCGCGGGATAATATTGAACGTCAGCAATGTGCGATTCATCTCGGCAGTAGTAGCCATTGTCGGTACCCTCAGACTTAACGATTGAATTTACAAGATACGTGGTACGTTCGGGTAGCGAAAGGGGAACGCTTAACCCAATCGATTTGCTGTTGCAAGAGTAGCAACAGCATTCCTATCCTTGCCTCTTTCCATCGGGAGAACGACTCGAACTCCCAAGTCCACAAATTGTTAGAAAGGATTCGTTCCACCTTGCAAGGGGAGCACGGTTTTCGTATCATTTTATGATGAAGAGTTCATTCACGGTAGCCACCCCGTTTTGCAATCTCCCCTACAGTCCGCTGCGTCAGTGCTGTTCCGATAACACCAATTGGAGTGCTTATGTACACGTTTAATCCCTTAGGGATTATCGATTTCGACCACATTCAGTTTACCGTTCAAGATGCCACCGCCATCGATGCTTCGTACGATGCGATGGGATTTACCCGCACCGAAGTAAAGGTTGCAAGAGGTTACTCCTCTCATCTATTCAAACAAGGGGCAATTCGGGTTATTGTAAGCGTGAATGCACCGTTAGATTCGTTTCCCGGGAAGTACCGGGAAGAGCATGGAGACGGTGTTTGTACGATTGGCTTTCGGGTTCATTCAGCGGAACATGCGCTCCAAGAGGCAGTGCACCGCGGAGCGAAAATGGCGGAACCGGTATCCGAACGAAATGTCAATGGCGCATTGTATCGAACTGCCTCAATTCAAGGCTTCGGAGCAGTCCGAAATTTATTCGTCGAACGCCCTGATGATGGCGGTCCCGTATTTCTGCCGGGTTACACTCACCTACACCACCCAATGGCAAAACAACCACTAAAATTTGGACTCGAGCGGATCGACCACATGACCAATAACGTCCCTGAAGGGGAGATGGATGTTTGGGTCGAGTTTTACAAACGGATTTACGGTTTTGAAGTCGTTCGCGATTTTGATATCAAGGGTCTCGAAACCGGGTTGTTAAGCAAAGTAGTAGCAAGCCACGACCGGAAAGTGATTATCCCGATTAACGAACCGCAGAAGATGAGCGGTAAAAAAGGGCAAATCGAGGAATTTCTCGATATGAATCA
This region of bacterium genomic DNA includes:
- the hppD gene encoding 4-hydroxyphenylpyruvate dioxygenase encodes the protein MYTFNPLGIIDFDHIQFTVQDATAIDASYDAMGFTRTEVKVARGYSSHLFKQGAIRVIVSVNAPLDSFPGKYREEHGDGVCTIGFRVHSAEHALQEAVHRGAKMAEPVSERNVNGALYRTASIQGFGAVRNLFVERPDDGGPVFLPGYTHLHHPMAKQPLKFGLERIDHMTNNVPEGEMDVWVEFYKRIYGFEVVRDFDIKGLETGLLSKVVASHDRKVIIPINEPQKMSGKKGQIEEFLDMNHGHGVQHVAFRTANLMYVIQTLRERGLVFLDAPPDTYYDTIPNRVPGVRQPLDELKALGILVDGDPDGYLLQLFTKYMVGPLFYEFIQREKHDGFGEGNFQALFDSIEADQRRRGVL